In Vigna angularis cultivar LongXiaoDou No.4 chromosome 8, ASM1680809v1, whole genome shotgun sequence, one DNA window encodes the following:
- the LOC108345041 gene encoding WAT1-related protein At1g43650 produces MKSFLVGCVATVEKNKPYVAMSFVQFVYAGMALLSKAAISKGMSPYVFVVYRQAFASVALSPFAFFDSKQSAPLSCNLLCKLFLVSLVGLTLSSNLYYVSINYTTATFAAASSNTIPAITFIMALLIGVESISIKRAHGIAKILGSVLSLSGAITFGLVKGPPLSFMKWYQQNQNQTSSTSVHYKVDIIRGPLMMLAANITWSLWLILQGFVVKQYPAKLRLTALQCFFSFMQSTVVAVAVERHNLSAWKLGWDIHLLSVAYCGIVVTGICYWLQVCTIETKGPVFTAMFTPLALMITAIFSALLWKETLYLGSVAGTILLVVGLYSVLWGKSKESVKVENLQPQQTKEETRLECIVQH; encoded by the exons ATGAAGAGTTTTCTAGTGGGATGTGTGGCCACTGTGGAGAAAAATAAGCCTTATGTTGCAATGTCTTTTGTTCAGTTTGTGTATGCAGGAATGGCCTTGTTGTCCAAAGCTGCAATTTCCAAGGGAATGAGCCCTTATGTGTTTGTTGTTTATAGACAAGCCTTTGCATCAGTTGCTCTCTCTCCATTTGCTTTCTTTGACAG TAAGCAATCAGCACCTTTGTCATGCAACTTGTTGTGCAAATTGTTCCTAGTTTCTCTTGTTGG GTTAACTCTGAGTTCAAACCTTTACTATGTTTCAATCAACTACACCACTGCAACATTCGCTGCAGCCTCCTCAAACACTATCCCTGCCATTACTTTCATCATGGCTCTTTTAATagg GGTGGAAAGCATTTCCATAAAACGTGCGCATGGTATAGCCAAGATTTTGGGGTCTGTTCTAAGCCTTTCTGGGGCAATTACATTTGGTTTAGTGAAGGGACCTCCCCTGAGTTTCATGAAATGGTATCAACAAAACCAGAACCAAACATCTTCAACAAGTGTTCATTACAAAGTTGACATCATTAGAGGCCCTCTCATGATGCTGGCAGCAAACATTACATGGTCCTTGTGGCTTATCTTGCAG GGATTTGTTGTGAAGCAGTACCCTGCAAAACTTCGTCTCACAGCTCTGCAATGCTTCTTCAGCTTCATGCAGTCTACTGTTGTGGCTGTTGCAGTTGAGAGGCATAATCTTTCGGCATGGAAGCTTGGATGGGATATTCATCTTCTTTCTGTGGCATACTGT GGTATAGTTGTAACAGGCATTTGTTATTGGCTGCAAGTCTGCACAATAGAAACAAAAGGCCCAGTTTTCACAGCAATGTTCACTCCTCTTGCTCTTATGATCACAGCAATATTCTCAGCATTATTGTGGAAAGAAACACTTTACTTGGGAAG TGTTGCTGGCACTATTTTACTAGTTGTTGGACTCTATAGTGTCCTGTGGGGGAAGAGCAAGGAGAGTGTAAAAGTTGAAAACCTACAACCTCAGCAAACAAAAGAGGAAACAAGATTGGAGTGCATTGTACAGCATTGA